In Sphingobacterium sp. lm-10, one DNA window encodes the following:
- a CDS encoding SusD/RagB family nutrient-binding outer membrane lipoprotein — protein sequence MKKLLYTICIGSALLLTSLSSCEKLTDVNVDPNNASSTHPQALLTNVEWNAFNTWRGTSPLYTLKMILQTDGENANQIYNWQRGNFDQYSHLRNVTKMMEEAAAIEEPTYTALGKFFRAYYFYNLTLTFGDIPYSEALQGESKGLYQPKYDEQKAVFVGILAELAEADVLLQENQDRIAGDIIYGGNTENWRKLINAFRLKVLLTLSHKTSDSELNIAQQFAQIVANGTLLTSDADDGQLLYLDQQDNRYPEFNSSGYGSGMYMDSTFIRRLQDHQDPRLFAIASQTRLGREAGAALDDFSSYEGGDPIVPYALVNDKAIAGRLSKVHDRYTMDPTCEPMVLLGYAEQQFILAEAIVRGWITGDVVATYNTGVRAAFNFYAKYAKNMGQYFTADRADAYLQLPIVNLATVTTNNERIERIMMQKYLRSFHQGGYSAYFDHLRTDYPLLRKAPNVRTAYRWMYPQKEYNQNTSQVQVAIQRQFSGNDAIQQQTWWTK from the coding sequence ATGAAAAAGCTCCTATATACTATCTGCATAGGCAGTGCGCTGCTCTTAACTAGTTTATCCTCCTGCGAAAAATTGACGGATGTGAATGTCGACCCTAATAATGCGTCGTCTACGCATCCGCAAGCGCTACTCACCAATGTCGAATGGAATGCCTTCAATACTTGGCGAGGTACCTCACCGCTGTATACGCTTAAAATGATCCTCCAGACCGACGGAGAGAATGCTAATCAAATCTATAACTGGCAGCGTGGAAATTTTGACCAATATAGCCACCTTCGAAATGTGACCAAGATGATGGAGGAGGCAGCAGCTATTGAAGAGCCAACCTACACTGCGTTAGGGAAATTCTTCCGTGCTTATTATTTCTACAACTTGACGCTCACATTTGGTGATATTCCTTATAGCGAAGCTCTACAAGGCGAATCGAAAGGACTTTACCAACCAAAGTATGACGAGCAGAAAGCTGTTTTTGTCGGAATATTGGCCGAATTGGCCGAGGCCGATGTATTATTACAGGAAAATCAGGATCGCATTGCTGGTGATATTATCTATGGCGGAAATACGGAAAATTGGCGAAAGCTGATCAACGCTTTCCGGCTTAAAGTGCTGCTTACATTATCCCATAAAACCTCCGATAGCGAATTAAATATCGCACAGCAATTTGCGCAGATCGTGGCCAATGGTACATTGCTTACATCGGATGCGGACGACGGCCAACTCCTATATCTTGATCAGCAGGATAATCGCTATCCCGAATTTAATTCCAGCGGATATGGGTCTGGTATGTACATGGATTCTACTTTTATCCGTCGCTTGCAGGATCATCAAGATCCTCGCTTGTTTGCCATTGCTTCTCAAACCCGATTGGGTCGGGAAGCAGGAGCAGCACTGGATGATTTTTCTTCGTATGAAGGGGGAGACCCTATTGTGCCTTATGCGTTAGTGAATGATAAAGCTATTGCCGGGCGCCTTTCTAAGGTGCATGATCGCTATACGATGGATCCCACCTGCGAGCCGATGGTCTTGCTCGGCTATGCCGAGCAGCAGTTTATTCTAGCAGAGGCTATAGTACGTGGATGGATTACGGGTGATGTTGTTGCTACCTATAATACTGGTGTGCGGGCAGCATTCAACTTCTATGCTAAATACGCTAAGAATATGGGGCAATATTTCACAGCGGATCGCGCAGATGCTTATCTGCAACTCCCGATCGTTAATTTAGCTACAGTGACAACCAACAATGAGCGCATCGAGCGCATCATGATGCAAAAGTACTTGCGATCATTTCATCAGGGTGGTTATTCTGCCTATTTTGACCATCTTCGAACGGATTATCCGTTGTTACGCAAAGCACCAAACGTACGCACGGCTTATCGCTGGATGTATCCACAGAAGGAGTACAATCAAAATACAAGTCAGGTGCAGGTAGCGATACAAAGGCAATTTAGTGGCAATGATGCCATTCAGCAGCAGACCTGGTGGACGAAATAA
- a CDS encoding phosphocholine-specific phospholipase C, with protein MDSRRAFLKKAALLGGATAAYHILPDSIARALAIQVEAGTTYLDAEHVVFLMQENRSFDHCFGTLRGVRGFNDPRAIRREDGLPVWVQKNVKNEAYGPFRLDIEQTKATWMGSLPHSWKDMVEARNHGKLDTWLEAKKAGNKAYQHLPLTMGYHTRQDIPFYYAFADAFTVCDQHFCSSLTGTSANRSYFWSGTVREEPHNPESVAHVDNGQINYRDVRWTTYPERLEKAGISWKVYQNELSLPVGFEGEEEDWLSNFTNNNLEFHDQYKVRFHPAHRRWMEVTLEQVKLEIDRISDQQSEDYTKLSRQIERLERDLKTYSAANFDQLDDFTKNIHRKAFCTNTDDPDYHALASLKYRDEGGEQEVQVPKGDIFHAFRKDVDADNLPTVSWLVAPCRFSDHPGSPWFGAWYVSETLDILTKNPKIWKKTIFILTYDENDGYFDHVPPFVPAHSERLFSGINPQGMDTKSEYVTADQEKRRTGNPDTSLDSPIGLGFRVPMVIASPWSKGGWVNSEVLDLTSNIQFLEHFIKMKFDKEVRETNLTEWRRAVCGDLTSAFRPAGAKEGLPKVTFVNRDAEVVRIYSAKEQQLPGDVAAFSDNELQILRTGGSLPKLPQQEKGTKPACALPYDLDVNLSMDTTKQALVMEMVYYGKLANAQREQAVPFHVRALKDYRDKDNTAGIWNFTVLKNTLIHYSWPLANFVGGQYHLDVHGPNGFYRSFVGSTDALLSSSIKIVLENGVEALHVKILGVEDNWKISDAAYDDQVSIRRNDATGFVIDCSATNGWYDLLVEHPTDLTLRYRYAGHLDIGQHSQTDPLMGS; from the coding sequence ATGGACAGTAGAAGAGCATTTCTTAAGAAAGCGGCTTTATTGGGTGGTGCGACGGCAGCTTACCACATACTCCCAGATTCTATCGCACGCGCATTAGCCATACAGGTCGAAGCAGGAACAACCTATCTGGATGCTGAACATGTGGTATTTTTGATGCAGGAGAATCGCTCTTTTGATCACTGCTTCGGTACGCTTCGTGGGGTACGCGGATTCAATGATCCGCGGGCAATTCGTCGAGAAGATGGTTTACCAGTCTGGGTACAAAAAAATGTAAAAAATGAAGCTTACGGGCCATTCCGTTTGGATATCGAACAGACGAAAGCTACCTGGATGGGCTCCTTGCCTCACAGCTGGAAGGATATGGTAGAAGCACGTAATCACGGAAAGCTGGATACCTGGCTGGAAGCCAAAAAAGCAGGAAATAAAGCCTACCAGCATCTGCCATTGACCATGGGGTACCATACGCGTCAAGATATTCCCTTTTACTATGCATTTGCGGATGCGTTTACTGTTTGCGATCAGCATTTTTGTTCTTCGTTGACAGGTACTAGTGCCAATAGATCTTATTTTTGGTCTGGAACGGTGCGCGAAGAACCACATAATCCAGAATCGGTGGCGCACGTAGATAATGGCCAAATCAATTACCGCGATGTGCGCTGGACAACTTATCCAGAGCGCTTGGAAAAAGCGGGTATATCTTGGAAGGTGTATCAAAATGAATTAAGCCTGCCGGTAGGTTTTGAAGGGGAGGAGGAAGATTGGTTATCTAATTTTACGAATAATAACCTGGAGTTTCATGATCAATACAAGGTAAGATTTCATCCGGCACACCGTCGTTGGATGGAAGTGACTTTGGAACAGGTAAAACTGGAGATTGATAGAATCAGCGATCAGCAATCAGAAGATTACACCAAGCTTAGTCGACAAATAGAACGCCTCGAACGAGATTTGAAAACCTATAGTGCCGCGAATTTCGATCAACTGGATGATTTCACCAAAAACATTCATCGTAAGGCATTCTGCACTAATACAGACGATCCGGATTACCATGCATTAGCGTCCTTAAAATACAGGGACGAAGGGGGAGAGCAGGAAGTTCAGGTGCCGAAGGGCGATATTTTCCATGCCTTTCGTAAAGATGTGGATGCAGATAATTTGCCCACTGTATCTTGGCTGGTGGCGCCGTGCCGATTTTCTGATCACCCAGGTTCGCCTTGGTTTGGAGCCTGGTATGTGTCCGAAACATTGGATATCCTGACCAAGAACCCCAAAATCTGGAAGAAAACCATTTTTATTCTGACTTACGATGAGAATGATGGATATTTTGACCATGTGCCGCCTTTCGTGCCTGCACATTCCGAAAGGCTATTTTCTGGAATCAATCCGCAGGGAATGGATACAAAATCTGAGTATGTGACAGCAGATCAGGAAAAACGGCGAACAGGTAATCCAGATACTTCATTAGACAGCCCGATTGGTTTGGGTTTTCGGGTGCCCATGGTTATTGCATCACCGTGGAGCAAAGGAGGATGGGTAAATTCCGAGGTGCTCGATCTCACGTCAAATATTCAATTTCTGGAACATTTTATTAAAATGAAATTTGACAAGGAGGTCCGTGAAACCAACCTTACGGAATGGCGGAGAGCGGTATGTGGCGATCTAACTTCCGCTTTTCGTCCGGCCGGGGCAAAAGAAGGACTTCCTAAAGTTACGTTCGTTAATCGTGATGCTGAGGTAGTTCGTATTTACAGTGCCAAAGAGCAGCAGCTCCCTGGCGATGTTGCTGCATTCTCGGACAACGAATTGCAAATACTCCGTACCGGAGGTTCTTTACCTAAGTTGCCACAGCAGGAAAAAGGAACAAAACCAGCATGTGCTTTGCCTTATGATCTCGATGTTAACCTTTCTATGGATACGACAAAGCAAGCATTGGTGATGGAGATGGTTTACTATGGAAAATTGGCGAATGCCCAAAGAGAACAGGCTGTTCCATTTCACGTACGTGCACTTAAGGATTATCGTGATAAAGATAATACAGCCGGTATTTGGAATTTTACGGTATTAAAAAATACGTTAATACATTATTCTTGGCCCTTAGCTAATTTCGTAGGTGGTCAATATCATCTGGATGTGCATGGCCCAAATGGGTTTTACCGCTCTTTTGTAGGATCAACGGATGCGCTCCTGAGTTCATCCATAAAAATAGTATTGGAAAATGGGGTAGAGGCACTTCATGTAAAAATATTGGGTGTAGAAGATAACTGGAAGATTTCAGATGCAGCTTACGATGATCAGGTAAGCATTCGAAGAAATGATGCAACTGGATTCGTGATAGACTGTTCGGCAACCAATGGCTGGTATGATTTGCTTGTGGAGCATCCTACAGATCTGACCTTACGCTACCGATATGCAGGGCATCTAGATATCGGCCAGCATAGCCAAACTGATCCGCTGATGGGTAGTTAA